GTTGGTCGAAACTTCCGGCAGCGCCATGCCGAGACCGAGGCCGGGGAACGTGCCGTCGCGGCCGAGCGTCGTTGGCTCCGCTGTCTGGCGCCGCGTCATGAGCGCGTAAATCCGATCGACCAATTGGCGGAATTCCGGCGCAAGGCGATTGCGGGGGTAGGGCAGATGGACATGAATCTCTTCGGCGATGCGGCCGGGGTTGGACGACAACACGAGGATGCGATTGCACATCAGCACCGCCTCCTCGATGTTATGCGTCACCATCAAAATCGATTTGATGGGGATGCGACCTTCGACCCAGAGATCGAGCAAGTCGGTGCGCAAAGTCTCGGCGGTCAAGACATCGAGCGCCGAGAACGGCTCATCCATCAAGAGGATTGTCGGGTTGACGACGAGCGCGCGGGCGAAGCCGACGCGCTGGCGCATACCGCCGGAGAGTTCTTTCGGAAAGGCGGATTCGAAGCCGTCGAGGCCGATGACGTCGATCGCCTTCAACGCGCGCGGCCGTGCTTCGGCTTCCGGTACTTTCTTGGCGCGCAGACCGAGTTCCACATTGGCGAGGATCGAGAGCCACGGAAACAATGCCGCGCTCTGGAACACCATCGAAACGGAATCGTAAGGCCCCGTTACGGGCTTCTCGCGGAAAAAGACCTCGCCATCTGTCGGGCGCGCAAGTCCGGAAATGATGCGCAAAAGCGACGACTTTCCCGAACCCGAACGTCCCAGCAGGCCGACGATCTCGCCCTCGGTCAGGTTCATCGAGACATTATCGAGAACCTGCGCACCGGCCTCGCCCGCGCCGGTGCGATAGCTTTGGCTAACGTTCTTGACTTCAAGGATGGGCTTGCTTCGCGCGTCAAGCATAAGAGGCCTCACGAAAGCTGCAGGCGCCGCTCGGCAAAGCGCGAGAGCGGACGCCAGAAAAAGCGATTCAGACAAATGACGAAAATCGACATCATGGCGACGCCGAGCACGATGCGCGGATAATCGCCGGCTTCCGTTGCCTTGGCGATATAAGCGCCGATGCCGTGCGCCGTCACGGTTTCTTTGCCCCATTTGACATATTCGGCAACGATGGCCGCGTTCCACGAGCCCCCCGAAGCCGTCAGCGCGCCGGTGACATAATAGGGGAACACGGCGGGCAGCATCACCTTCGTCCACCAGTCCCAACCGCGGACGTGAAAGGCCGCTGCCGCTTCGCGCAGATCATTCGGGAAAGCACTCGCACCGCCGACGACATTGAACAGAATGTACCATTGCGTGCCGAAGACGATGAGGAAGCTCAGCCAGATGTCAGGATTGAGCGCCCAACGGACGATCAGCACGACGGCAATCGGGAAAAGGACGTTCGCCGGGAAGGCGGCGAGGAACTGCGTCAGAGGCTGAACGCGTTCCGCCAGCCGTGGATTAAGCCCGATCAAAATGCCCAGAGGCACCCAGACGAGCGA
This Methylovirgula sp. DNA region includes the following protein-coding sequences:
- a CDS encoding nitrate/sulfonate/bicarbonate ABC transporter ATP-binding protein; protein product: MLDARSKPILEVKNVSQSYRTGAGEAGAQVLDNVSMNLTEGEIVGLLGRSGSGKSSLLRIISGLARPTDGEVFFREKPVTGPYDSVSMVFQSAALFPWLSILANVELGLRAKKVPEAEARPRALKAIDVIGLDGFESAFPKELSGGMRQRVGFARALVVNPTILLMDEPFSALDVLTAETLRTDLLDLWVEGRIPIKSILMVTHNIEEAVLMCNRILVLSSNPGRIAEEIHVHLPYPRNRLAPEFRQLVDRIYALMTRRQTAEPTTLGRDGTFPGLGLGMALPEVSTNTMAGLMETLAAPPYSGHADLPPLADSLQMAIDDLFPVGETLQLLRFAEFAEGDIKLTPAGVRFADLDVDARKKLFGDHLLAYVPLATRIRNVLDERPTHWARAARFLEELEDYMSEEYAERTLKSIITWGRYGEIFAYDETSETFSLENPGETT